The following coding sequences lie in one Sedimentibacter sp. MB35-C1 genomic window:
- a CDS encoding S-layer homology domain-containing protein: MKILKTKTLKILMLIFIFVFAFNYVVFANYNPPREEIEKMINEVALKRGVPSVILKSIARVESVYEHFNRDGSPKISGSSIGLMQVSNRNGGYDSYKLKYDIMYNIEAGADVLLNKWSMSSYQSVSCVGNMDPNILENWYFALWAYNGWAQSNNPNMLSSYAKKYTYQQLIYDIAEKEYGQKINNIDFSYLPQTGKPSRSLVVPTPSYTNSANIVLYEVGDYVRTDGVRSKYQLRDVPAGKYIYELKENQLGTITEGPILKNGYYWYKVYIDENREGWIERNWLLRTGDIEHGGYVFNDISFHWARKIIMELFHKGVINEAESFNPDNIATKEEFLVFLSKVIDDKEEYLPEYKYTDDNKEENDTGQLTGKDTDNENNKEQIAGKNTDNENDSDEMISIEENALPFADAGEIHTWAEGYIKHVNELGLLKEYESELNPMDQLTRKEAAKLIRNIFNENEEFKDLDIHSIFSDLGGLNQKEIEDVKTAYINGIMAGKYSNNFCPEEYLTRAETAAVMLKIIEKLEDANN; the protein is encoded by the coding sequence ATGAAAATATTGAAAACCAAAACCCTCAAAATCTTAATGTTGATATTTATCTTTGTGTTTGCTTTTAACTATGTTGTATTTGCAAATTACAATCCTCCACGTGAGGAAATAGAAAAAATGATTAATGAAGTAGCTCTAAAACGAGGAGTGCCTTCAGTAATATTGAAATCAATAGCCAGGGTGGAATCCGTATACGAACATTTTAATCGTGACGGCAGTCCTAAAATAAGCGGAAGCAGTATAGGCCTTATGCAGGTCAGCAACAGAAATGGAGGCTATGATTCTTATAAGCTGAAATATGACATTATGTACAATATTGAAGCTGGAGCAGATGTGCTTCTTAATAAGTGGAGTATGAGCTCATATCAAAGTGTATCATGCGTAGGGAACATGGACCCCAATATACTTGAAAATTGGTACTTTGCTCTTTGGGCATATAACGGATGGGCACAAAGCAACAATCCTAACATGCTGTCCTCATATGCAAAAAAATACACATATCAGCAGTTGATTTACGATATAGCTGAAAAAGAATACGGACAGAAAATTAATAATATTGATTTTTCCTACCTGCCTCAGACAGGGAAGCCGAGCAGGTCATTAGTTGTTCCAACGCCTTCATATACCAATAGCGCAAATATTGTTTTGTATGAGGTAGGAGATTATGTAAGAACTGACGGAGTAAGGTCAAAATATCAGCTTAGGGATGTTCCGGCAGGAAAATACATTTATGAGCTGAAAGAAAATCAGCTTGGCACGATAACCGAAGGCCCGATTTTGAAAAATGGCTACTATTGGTATAAGGTATATATCGATGAAAACAGAGAAGGCTGGATTGAAAGAAACTGGTTATTGAGAACAGGAGATATTGAGCATGGAGGATATGTATTCAATGATATATCTTTCCATTGGGCAAGAAAGATTATTATGGAACTTTTCCATAAAGGGGTAATCAACGAGGCAGAATCCTTTAACCCTGATAATATAGCAACTAAAGAAGAGTTTTTAGTTTTTCTGAGCAAGGTAATTGATGATAAAGAAGAATACTTACCGGAATATAAATATACAGATGATAACAAAGAAGAAAATGATACAGGACAGCTTACCGGAAAAGACACAGACAACGAAAATAATAAAGAACAAATTGCCGGAAAAAACACAGATAATGAAAATGATAGTGATGAAATGATTTCAATTGAAGAAAATGCTTTGCCATTTGCAGATGCCGGTGAAATTCACACATGGGCTGAGGGTTATATCAAGCACGTAAATGAACTGGGTTTGCTGAAAGAGTATGAAAGTGAGCTGAATCCTATGGACCAATTAACCAGAAAGGAAGCAGCTAAGCTGATAAGAAACATATTTAACGAAAATGAAGAATTTAAGGATCTTGATATACATAGCATTTTTTCTGATTTAGGAGGTTTAAACCAGAAAGAAATTGAAGATGTCAAAACTGCTTATATTAATGGTATAATGGCAGGCAAATACTCAAACAATTTTTGCCCAGAAGAGTATTTGACTAGAGCCGAAACTGCGGCAGTAATGTTAAAGATTATTGAGAAGCTTGAAGATGCAAATAATTAG